Proteins from one Camelina sativa cultivar DH55 chromosome 8, Cs, whole genome shotgun sequence genomic window:
- the LOC104706376 gene encoding probable glycosyltransferase At5g20260: protein MKQSNFVNMKFSLAPTLVLLVLLLFYQHQSSSPNLNANVLSSFVDATTSIVVPSPSPSMSMEFSIASANLTLISSPQPQNKEKKRNIIEEGLAKSRAAIREAVRLKKFSSGKEETFIPRGAVYRNAYAFHQSHIEMEKKFKVWVYREGETPLVHMGPMNNIYSIEGQFVDEIERGMSPFAASHPEEAHAFLLPVSIANVVHYLYRPLVTYSREQLHKVFLDYVNVVAHKYPYWNRSLGADHFFVSCHDWAPDVSGANPELLKNMIRVLCNANTSEGFKPQRDVSIPEINIPRGKLGPPQLSNSSGHDRPILAFFAGGSHGYIRKILLQHWKDKDEEVQVHEYLAKNKDYFKLMSKARFCLCPSGYEVASPRVVAAIN from the exons atgaaacaatcaaattttgttaatatgaagTTCTCTTTAGCTCCaactcttgttcttcttgtccTTCTCCTCTTCTATCAACATCAGTCATCATCTCCAAACCTAAACGCAAACGTTCTCTCTTCATTCGTCGATGCTACTACATCCATCGTTGTCCCGTCTCCTTCACCATCCATGTCCATGGAGTTTAGTATCGCCTCAGCAAACTTGACCTTAATTTCGAGTCCTCAACCTCAAAAT aaagaaaagaagaggaacaTAATCGAGGAAGGTTTAGCGAAATCAAGAGCGGCCATACGTGAAGCCGTGAGGTTGAAGAAGTTTTCATCGGGCAAGGAAGAAACTTTTATTCCTCGTGGAGCCGTTTACAGAAACGCTTACGCATTTCATCA AAGCCATatagagatggagaagaaattcAAAGTGTGGGTGTACAGAGAAGGTGAGACACCTTTAGTACATATGGGTCCAATGAACAACATATACAGCATTGAAGGCCAATTCGTGGACGAGATCGAGAGAGGCATGAGCCCGTTCGCGGCTAGCCACCCCGAGGAGGCTCACGCTTTCCTCCTCCCTGTCAGCATCGCCAACGTTGTTCATTACTTATACCGCCCACTTGTTACCTACTCGAGGGAACAACTTCACAAAGTTTTTCTTGACTATGTCAATGTTGTGGCTCACAAGTATCCTTATTGGAACAGAAGCCTCGGAGCCGACCATTTCTTCGTTTCTTGCCATGattgg GCACCAGACGTCTCAGGAGCGAACCCGGAGCTGTTGAAAAACATGATAAGAGTTCTCTGCAACGCCAATACATCAGAAGGTTTCAAACCCCAACGAGACGTCTCAATCCCGGAGATCAACATCCCCAGAGGAAAGCTGGGACCACCTCAGTTATCCAACTCTTCCGGCCATGACCGACCCATCCTTGCTTTCTTCGCAGGCGGCTCACACGGCTACATCCGCAAGATTCTACTGCAGCATTGGAAAGACAAAGACGAGGAGGTCCAAGTCCACGAGTACTTGGCCAAAAACAAAGATTACTTCAAGCTCATGTCCAAGGCAAGGTTTTGTCTCTGTCCTAGTGGCTACGAAGTAGCTAGCCCTCGAGTTGTTGCAGCTATTAAC
- the LOC104706377 gene encoding heptahelical transmembrane protein 1-like, with protein MDQDGQKDEAGTVSCCNNNNSTSKIVPGEDHGGDESSGKRRKRRKSQKKTMKQRGLMSYCELPDYMQDNEYILNYYRAEWSIRDAFFSVFSFHNESLNIWTHLIGFILFVALTVANIIHHDGFFPVDAKSPGNVTRWPFFVFLGGSIFCLLASSICHIFCCHSQDLNVLLLRIDYAGITAMIITSFFPPIYYVFQCTPRWYFIYLAGITSMGIFTIITLFTPSLSAPKYRAFRAFLFASMGLFGIVPASHALVVNWGNPQRNVTLVYELLMAVFYLVGTGFYVGRVPERLKPGWFDRVGHSHQIFHVFVLLGALSHYAAALMFLDWRDHVGC; from the exons ATGGACCAAGATGGTCAGAAAGACGAAGCGGGAACAGTTTCGtgctgcaacaacaacaacagcacgAGCAAGATCGTGCCTGGAGAAGATCACGGTGGAGATGAGAGCAGCggaaagagaaggaagaggagaaaaTCGCAAAAAAAGACAATGAAACAACGTGGATTAATGTCGTATTGTGAGCTACCGGACTACATGCAAGACAATGAGTACATATTGAATTATTACAGAGCTGAATGGTCCATTAGAGATGCTTTCTTCAGCGTCTTTAGTTTCCACAATGAGTCCCTCAACATTTGGAC ACATTTGATaggtttcattttatttgttgcACTAACCGTCGCCAACATTATTCATCATGATGGATTCTTCCCAGTG GATGCAAAGAGTCCAGGGAATGTTACAAGGTGGCCATTCTTCGTCTTCCTAGGAGGCTCAATATTTTGCCTACTCGCAAGCAGCATTTGCCACATCTTCTGTTGCCACTCCCAAGACCTTAACGTCTTGCTCCTACGCATAGACTATGCCGGTATCACCGCCATGATCATCACTTCCTTCTTTCCACCAATCTACTACGTCTTCCAATGCACTCCTCGTTGGTACTTCATCTACCTCGCAGGCATCACCTCCATGGGAATCTTCACAATCATCACACTCTTCACCCCATCACTTTCCGCTCCCAAGTACCGAGCTTTTCGCGCTTTTCTCTTCGCCTCCATGGGGCTCTTTGGGATTGTCCCAGCTTCTCACGCGCTAGTGGTCAACTGGGGAAACCCGCAAAGGAACGTGACGCTCGTGTACGAGTTGCTGATGGCAGTGTTCTATCTTGTTGGGACAGGGTTTTATGTAGGGAGAGTTCCCGAAAGGCTTAAACCAGGATGGTTTGATCGTGTGGGACATAGTCATCAGATCTTCCATGTGTTCGTTTTGTTGGGAGCTTTGTCACACTATGCGGCTGCTCTCATGTTTTTGGACTGGCGTGACCACGTTGGTTGTTAA
- the LOC104706380 gene encoding 40S ribosomal protein S8-1 — translation MGISRDSIHKRRATGGKQKQWRKKRKYEMGRQPANTKLSSNKTVRRIRVRGGNVKWRALRLDTGNYAWGSEAVTRKTRVLDVVYNASNNELVRTKTLVKSAIVQVDAAPFKQWYLQHYGVEVGRKKKTAATTTKKDGEDADEAAPAIPEETKKSNHVKRKIETRQESRTLDSHIEDQFASGRLLACISSRPGQCGRADGYILEGKELEFYMKKIQKKKGKGAA, via the exons ATGG GTATTTCTCGTGACTCAATCCACAAGAGGCGTGCCACTGGAGGCAAGCAGAAGCAATGGAGGAAGAAGCGAAA GTACGAGATGGGAAGGCAGCCAGCCAACACCAAGCTCTCAAGCAACAAGACGGTCAGAAGAATCCGAGTTCGTGGTGGAAATGTCAAGTGGCGTGCGTTGAGACTCGATACTGGTAACTACGCTTGGGGAAGTGAAGCTGTTACCCGCAAGACCAGGGTTCTTGACGTCGTCTACAATGCCTCCAACAATGAGCTTGTCCGTACTAAAACACTTGTCAAGAGTGCTATCGTTCAGGTTGATGCTGCTCCATTCAAGCAATGGTATCTCCAGCACTACGGTGTTGAGGTTGGCCGCAAGAAGAAGACTGCTGCCACTACCACCAAGAAGGATGGAGAG GATGCTGATGAGGCAGCACCAGCTATTCCTGAGGAGACCAAGAAGAGCAACCACGTCAAAAGAAAGATTGAGACTCGTCAAGAGTCTCGCACCCTTGATTCACACATTGAGGACCAATTCGCAAGTGGAcgtttgttggcttgtatctCTTCAAGGCCCGGCCAGTGTGGACGTGCTGATGG ATACATCTTGGAAGGTAAAGAGTTGGAGTTCTACATGAAGAAGATCCAGAAGAAGAAGGGCAAGGGTGCTGCTTAG
- the LOC104709240 gene encoding uncharacterized RNA-binding protein C328.05-like encodes MASSNLFGKRNLEDDLENKPILKRRKDETTAEANLISVKEIVEGLDDGIPIPIPIPEAVAVTNETFFVCRLPRGAKVSDIISFFSDVGDVVHVRLMIGHRGKHCGYAFVELASANQVKMALEKKYGEYLHGHKILLYMADFKSDAYLVPKYCKEYDARFKTYIRRESHVGFHYNEKVVVVANLSPYTKISDIKRLFKGMRVVSVRLIVNNQGKHLGYAFVEFASAHLANKALEKKNDDEYLHGHKICLMREHDEAVEAVAVQKKTIFVSHVSPQTEISHIINFFKDVGEVVHVRLISDKKGRHVGCGFVEFSSDHEAEKALEKKNGEYLHDRKIVLQVFEAPNHLPKYKYCIDYNVWYEDYLRQESLPLEEENETVKGVLDETPDFVEPFAVTKKTLFVSGLSCHTILSDIVTFFEDVGEVVRVRLIVDHRGNHVGCGFIEFASAEEAEEAVEKKNGERLRYFKISLQLAEIAAPYPLPPKYDLVEKLWYEDKLRGGGLDLATKPNLKKPEVAEFCGKKTILSCDDD; translated from the coding sequence ATGGCCAGTTCTAATTTATTTGGTAAGCGAAACCTTGAAGATGATTTGGAGAACAAACCGATTCTGAAGAGACGTAAGGATGAGACAACGGCTGAGGCTAATTTAATCTCAGTTAAGGAGATAGTGGAGGGACTTGATGATGGCATTCCCATTCCCATTCCCATTCCCGAGGCAGTTGCCGTAACAAATGAGACGTTCTTTGTTTGCCGCCTCCCTCGCGGAGCAAAAGTATCAGATATCATCTCTTTCTTCAGTGATGTTGGAGACGTTGTTCATGTTCGACTTATGATAGGCCACCGGGGCAAGCATTGTGGCTATGCCTTTGTTGAGCTTGCTTCTGCTAACCAAGTAAAGATGGCGCTGGAAAAGAAGTATGGTGAATATTTGCATGGTCATAAGATTTTACTTTATATGGCTGATTTCAAGTCGGATGCATACCTTGTGCCCAAGTATTGCAAAGAATACGATGCTAGGTTTAAAACCTACATTCGACGAGAAAGCCACGTAGGATTTCATTACAATGAGAAAGTAGTCGTTGTCGCCAATCTCTCTCCCTACACTAAAATATCAGATATCAAACGTTTATTCAAAGGTATGAGAGTTGTTAGTGTTCGACTTATTGTGAACAACCAGGGCAAGCATTTGGGGTATGCctttgttgagtttgcttctgcTCACCTTGCAAACAAGGCTctggaaaagaagaatgatGATGAATATTTGCATGGTCATAAGATTTGTTTGATGAGAGAACATGATGAGGCGGTTGAGGCGGTTGCCGTACAGAAAAAGACGATCTTTGTCTCCCATGTCTCTCCCCAAACTGAAATATCACATATCATCAATTTCTTCAAAGATGTTGGAGAAGTTGTTCATGTTCGACTTATTTCAGACAAAAAGGGCAGGCATGTGGGTTGTGGCTTTGTTGAGTTTTCTTCTGATCACGAAGCTGAGAAGGCGTTGGAAAAGAAGAACGGTGAATATTTGCATGATCGCAAGATTGTTCTTCAAGTGTTTGAGGCTCCAAACCATCTACCTAAGTATAAGTATTGCATAGATTACAATGTTTGGTACGAAGACTACCTTAGACAAGAAAGCCTTCcgttggaagaagaaaacgagacAGTGAAAGGAGTACTTGATGAAACTCCCGATTTTGTTGAGCCATTTGCGGTAACAAAGAAGACGCTTTTTGTTTCCGGTCTCTCTTGCCATACTATCTTATCAGATATTGTCACTTTCTTCGAAGATGTTGGAGAGGTTGTCCGTGTTCGACTTATTGTAGACCACAGGGGTAATCATGTGGGCTGTGGGTTTATTGAGTTTGCTTCTGCTGAGGAAGCAGAGGAGGCTGTTGAAAAGAAGAATGGTGAACGTCTACGCTACTTTAAGATTTCTCTTCAATTGGCAGAGATAGCAGCTCCATACCCTCTCCCACCCAAGTATGACCTTGTAGAGAAGCTTTGGTATGAAGACAAACTTCGAGGAGGAGGCCTTGATTTGGCGACCAAACCTAACCTGAAGAAACCGGAGGTGGCTGAGTTCTGCGGTAAGAAGACTATCTTGTCTTGTGACGACGACTGA
- the LOC104706381 gene encoding translocase of chloroplast 90, chloroplastic, protein MKGFKDWVFALSNSMASSRPLLGSDPFFRDPHHELEDNHSHAPAAPEPVTRSEAPCSTSGDVEIQLPLSQQQIPLESLYQSSIDLNGKKHNPLAKIGDLQVQFLRLVQRFGQSQNNILVSKVLYRVHLAMLIRAEESELKTVKLRQDKAKALAREQESSGVPELNFSLRILVLGKTGVGKSATINSIFGQSKSETDAFRPATDRIEEVVGTANGVKVTFIDTPGFHPLSSSSTRKNRKILLSVKRYVKKRPPDVVLYLDRLDMIDMRYSDFSLLQLITEILGAAIWLNTILVMTHCSTATEGRNGQSMNYESYVGQRMDVVQHYIHQAVSDTKLENPVLLVENHSSCKKNLAGESVLPNGLVWKPQFMFLCVCTKVLGDVQSLLRFHDSSGLGQPSSTRTASLPHLLSVFLRRRLQSGEDEAEKEIDKLLNSELEEEDEYDQLPTIRILGKSRFKKLSKSQKKEYLDELDYRETLYLKKQLKEDFRRRRDEKLNEEENLNDSEQSDQAAVPLPDMAGPDSFDSDFPAHRYRCVVAGDQWLVRPVYDPQGWDRDVGFDGINIETAAKIKRNMFASATGQVSRDKHHFTIQSETNAAYTRNSKEQTFSVALDLQSSGEDLVYSFQGGTKLQTFKYNTTDLGVGLTSFGGKYYVGGKLEDTLLVGKRVKLTVNAGQMRGSGQTAHGGSFEACIRGRDYPVRNEQIGLTVTALSFNRELVLNWGLQTQLRPARGTNIDVNINMNNRKMGKINVKLNSSEHWEIALISALTMLKALVRRRKSEMTKENEEEEL, encoded by the exons ATGAAAGGCTTCAAAGACTGGGTTTTTGCTCTATCCAACTCAATGGCATCATCCAGACCACTTTTGGGAAGTGACCCTTTTTTCCGTGACCCTCATCATGAACTGGAGGATAACCATT ctCACGCACCTGCTGCACCAGAACCAGTGACGCGCTCGGAAGCACCATGTTCAACCAGTGGTGATGTAGAAATTCAGCTTCCTCTCTCTCAGCAACAAATTCCACTTGAAAGCTTGTACCAGTCAAGTATTGATCTTAACGGAAAGAAACATAATCCACTAGCAAAGATTGGTGACCTCCAAGTGCAATTCTTACGCCTTGTTCAAAGGTTTGGGCAGTCACAGAATAATATTCTAGTCTCCAAGGTTTTATATCGGGTACACCTTGCGATGCTGATACGAGCCGAGGAATCAGAACTCAAAACAGTAAAACTCAGGCAAGATAAGGCAAAAGCTCTAGCGAGGGAGCAAGAATCGTCTGGCGTACCGGAATTGAATTTCTCACTTCGAATACTAGTCCTGGGGAAAACAGGTGTTGGCAAGAGTGCAACCATAAACTCTATTTTTGGTCAGTCCAAAAGTGAAACTGATGCTTTCAGACCGGCCACAGATCGCATAGAAGAGGTTGTGGGAACTGCTAATGGAGTTAAAGTAACCTTTATTGATACCCCTGGTTTTCACCCACTGTCATCTTCTAGCACAAGAAAAAACCGAAAGATTCTGCTCTCTGTCAAGAGATACGTTAAGAAGCGTCCACCTGATGTAGTTCTTTACTTGGATCGCCTTGATATGATTGACATGCGATACAGTGATTTCTCCCTCCTGCAGCTTATAACTGAAATCTTGGGTGCAGCCATATGGTTAAACACGATACTTGTAATGACACATTGTTCAACTGCTACAGAAGGACGTAATGGACAATCTATGAACTACGAGTCATATGTGGGCCAGCGCATGGATGTGGTTCAGCATTATATACATCAGGCTGTATCTGAtacaaaactagaaaatccTGTGCTGTTAGTTGAGAATCATTCGAGCTGTAAAAAGAATCTTGCGGGTGAGTCTGTTCTTCCAAATGGACTGGTATGGAAGCCtcagtttatgtttttgtgcgTTTGTACCAAAGTTCTTGGCGATGTCCAATCTCTACTAAGGTTTCATGACAGCAGTGGCCTGGGACAGCCAAGTAGTACCCGAACAGCTTcccttcctcatcttctttcaGTGTTTCTGCGCCGTCGCTTACAATCAGGTGAAGATGAagcagagaaagagatagaCAAGCTTCTGAATTCAGAATTAGAGGAGGAAGATGAGTATGACCAGTTGCCTACAATCCGTATTCTTGGGAAATCCCGGTTTAAAAAGCTGTCAAAGTCTCAGAAGAAAGAGTATCTCGACGAGCTTGATTACAGGGAAACCCTTTATCTGAAGAAGCAATTGAAGGAAGACTTCCGTAGACGACGGGATGAAAAGCTAAATGAAGAGGAAAATCTCAATGACTCTGAACAGAGCGACCAAGCAGCTGTTCCACTGCCTGACATGGCAGGTCCAGACAGTTTTGATTCGGATTTTCCGGCTCACAGATATCGATGCGTTGTGGCAGGTGACCAGTGGCTCGTGAGACCTGTCTATGATCCACAAGGTTGGGATCGCGATGTGGGATTTGATGGTATAAATATTGAGACAGctgcaaaaataaaaaggaatatgTTTGCATCAGCTACAGGACAGGTGAGCAGAGACAAGCATCATTTCACTATCCAATCGGAGACTAATGCAGCTTATACTAGAAACTCTAAAGAACAGACGTTCTCTGTAGCTCTTGACCTTCAGTCATCAGGAGAAGATCTGGTGTACTCGTTTCAGGGCGGCACAAAGCTTCAAACATTCAAGTACAACACAACTGACCTTGGAGTCGGTTTGACATCTTTTGGTGGGAAATACTATGTGGGCGGAAAGCTTGAGGATACCTTATTGGTTGGGAAGAGGGTGAAGTTAACTGTGAATGCAGGTCAGATGAGGGGTTCAGGGCAAACAGCACACGGGGGAAGCTTTGAAGCTTGTATCAGAGGGAGAGATTACCCGGTCAGAAATGAGCAAATCGGTTTGACAGTGACCGCTCTGTCTTTCAACCGAGAGCTGGTCTTGAACTGGGGCTTACAGACTCAGCTTAGACCAGCCAGGGGCACGAACATAGACGTCAATATAAACATGAACAATAGGAAGATGGGGAAGATAAACGTGAAACTCAATAGCTCTGAGCACTGGGAGATCGCTTTGATATCAGCTTTAACGATGTTAAAGGCTTTAGTACGGCGGAGGAAGAGTGAAATGACAaaggaaaatgaagaagaagagttgtga
- the LOC104709241 gene encoding U-box domain-containing protein 51-like has protein sequence MERNEAREGTIAIAIDNDKTSCQALKWAVDHYIPRDGTVKLVHVVQRSSLNANGSHTDDELSDQRQHNGKRSSRFLALRCLCMRRNIQSEVVLLEEQDVAKALIEYISQNCISTFLLGASLKNSITRLFKADDIPSNVMRWAPDFCTVYVISKGRLSNVRSASRPLPQALPSPSSGTAPVLSPRSNTDEAPSEMSLSREDDVFFEEFSSSLDRDYSVNSSRRISTDSSVLSFYEKLATPHMLEIPRLSLSALYDEK, from the exons ATGGAGAGAAATGAAGCAAGGGAAGGGACTATAGCTATTGCAATTGACAACGATAAAACAAGCTGCCAAGCTCTAAAATGGGCTGTGGACCATTACATACCCCGAGACGGGACAGTAAAACTCGTTCATGTCGTCCAAAGATCTTCTCTGAATGCAAATGGATCTCACACAGATGATGAGTTATCTGATCAAAGACAACACAATGGTAAACGAAGTTCGAGGTTTCTTGCATTGCGCTGTCTTTGTATGCGAAGAAAT ataCAAAGCGAAGTAGTTTTGCTGGAAGAACAGGATGTTGCGAAAGCCTTGATCGAATATATTAGCCAGAATTGTATTTCCACATTCTTGCTAGGCGCCTCATTGAAGAATAGCATTACCAG GCTGTTCAAGGCTGATGACATTCCAAGTAATGTGATGAGATGGGCTCCAGACTTCTGCACTGTATATGTCATATCAAAGGGAAGACTATCTAATGTAAGGTCAGCCTCTCGGCCTTTACCTCAGGCCTTGCCATCTCCTTCTTCAGGGACCGCACCAGTATTGTCACCGCGCAGCAACACGGATGAGGCTCCTTCTGAGAT GTCATTGTCAAGAGAAGATGACGTTTTCTTTGAAGAGTTTTCATCATCCCTTGACCGAGATTATAGTGTGAACAGTAGTAGGAGGATCAGTACAGACAGTTCGGTTCTCTCTTTCTATGAGAAACTTGCAACTCCACACATGTTGGAGATTCCTAGATTATCTTTATCTGCTCTGTATGATGAGAAA